The Candidatus Methanoperedens sp. genome has a window encoding:
- a CDS encoding type II/IV secretion system ATPase subunit, producing the protein MTLEEAVKNNPHLGKYLREFQEKNGTIPEFVPQLSRDIDKKNVNAIYPVGDPIFIHIYGTPKAPAIYYSIEPEMTEVEKSKYEEILGIILKKTPQEPAAENSEKLREHFRRLLEKITVIGENIRDKEKVALTEEQFKKIKYFIDRNVVGHGIIEPIIRDPYLEDINNIGKQNIFVVHKIFGMMETNIFFPSDDELDEWMRVMSERIGRPVSDFRPIADGALPDGSRINIIYSREVSRRGSSFTMRKFNAIPTSVTQLIKWGSISAEIGAYLWLCLENGMNVFVSGETASGKTTALNSILPFIDSKGKIYSVEDTAEVISPQAVWQQMITRETGPKNSQVDMFSLLKLALRSRPTYVIVGEIRGVEGAVAFQAMQAGNSVMATFHASSVKKLIQRITGDPIKVPVTFIDNLNVVLILQAVYRQGVFLRRCISVEEIEGYQEESKGVVTRAVFQYDPIHDKHHFRGLNNSYILENLVAQKLGYTDKKKIYKVLEIRAKVLEKMAELNITDYYKVKDIIWAFERNGVDGLPFVL; encoded by the coding sequence ATGACACTTGAAGAGGCTGTCAAAAATAATCCCCATCTTGGGAAATACCTCCGTGAATTCCAGGAAAAAAACGGCACGATACCAGAGTTTGTTCCGCAGCTCTCAAGGGATATAGATAAGAAAAACGTTAATGCGATTTATCCTGTGGGAGACCCGATTTTCATTCATATTTACGGAACCCCAAAAGCCCCTGCTATTTATTATTCGATAGAACCTGAGATGACAGAGGTCGAAAAAAGCAAATATGAAGAAATTTTAGGCATAATTCTGAAAAAAACACCGCAAGAACCTGCAGCAGAAAACTCGGAAAAACTCAGAGAACATTTCAGGAGGCTTCTTGAAAAAATAACTGTTATAGGAGAAAATATAAGAGACAAGGAGAAAGTTGCATTAACAGAAGAGCAGTTTAAAAAAATCAAATATTTTATCGACAGGAATGTAGTAGGTCACGGTATAATCGAACCCATTATTCGCGACCCTTATCTCGAAGATATTAATAATATAGGCAAGCAAAATATATTCGTGGTGCATAAAATTTTTGGCATGATGGAGACGAACATTTTTTTTCCGTCGGATGATGAACTTGATGAATGGATGAGGGTGATGAGTGAGCGCATTGGAAGACCTGTGAGTGATTTCAGACCAATCGCGGATGGCGCTTTGCCCGACGGTTCCCGTATCAATATAATCTACAGCCGCGAAGTAAGCAGGCGTGGCAGCTCGTTTACCATGAGAAAGTTCAATGCCATTCCAACAAGCGTGACGCAGCTCATAAAATGGGGCAGCATCAGTGCAGAGATAGGGGCTTACCTCTGGCTTTGTCTTGAAAACGGCATGAACGTCTTCGTGAGTGGTGAGACAGCCAGTGGAAAGACAACGGCACTTAATTCCATACTGCCCTTTATAGATTCAAAGGGCAAAATATACAGCGTCGAGGACACAGCCGAGGTCATTTCCCCGCAGGCAGTGTGGCAGCAGATGATTACCCGTGAGACAGGTCCGAAAAATTCGCAGGTGGATATGTTCTCGCTGCTGAAGCTGGCTCTTCGGTCGCGTCCTACTTACGTAATCGTAGGTGAAATCAGGGGCGTAGAGGGAGCGGTGGCATTCCAGGCGATGCAGGCTGGTAATTCTGTCATGGCAACATTCCACGCCTCGTCTGTAAAGAAACTCATCCAGAGAATTACAGGCGACCCCATTAAGGTGCCTGTTACTTTCATCGATAACCTGAACGTGGTGCTAATCCTGCAGGCAGTTTACAGGCAGGGCGTGTTTCTGCGCAGATGCATCTCGGTTGAGGAAATAGAAGGGTATCAGGAAGAATCAAAGGGCGTTGTAACAAGAGCGGTTTTCCAGTACGACCCTATCCATGATAAGCATCATTTCAGGGGATTGAACAACAGCTACATCCTTGAAAATCTCGTGGCTCAAAAACTTGGATATACTGATAAAAAAAAGATTTACAAAGTGCTTGAAATCAGGGCAAAAGTGCTTGAAAAAATGGCAGAGCTGAACATAACTGATTATTATAAAGTAAAAGATATAATATGGGCTTTCGAAAGAAACGGAGTTGATGGGCTTCCTTTTGTACTATAG
- the mcrG gene encoding coenzyme-B sulfoethylthiotransferase subunit gamma, with amino-acid sequence MAYKPQYYPGNTSVAKNRRKHMSDDVEKLRDVSDEDLTAIMGHRAPGSDFPSTHPPLSEMGEPDDPVREVVEPTPGAAAGDRVRYVQFADSMYNAPSTPYWRSYHAAINFRGVDPGTLSGRQVNEMRERDLEEYAKRQCETEMTDWGLAGMRGCTVHGHSLRLQEDGVMFDMLDRRRLEGGVIVMDKDQVGVPIDRKVNLGKPMSESEAAKRTTFYRVDNVPFRSDKEVVEHVQRVWELRTRYGFQPKA; translated from the coding sequence ATGGCTTATAAACCACAATACTACCCTGGCAATACCTCAGTTGCCAAGAATAGAAGAAAACACATGTCAGATGACGTAGAGAAACTGCGTGATGTCTCAGATGAGGACTTAACCGCAATTATGGGACACAGAGCACCAGGTTCTGACTTCCCAAGCACCCATCCACCACTGTCGGAAATGGGCGAACCTGATGACCCCGTAAGAGAGGTTGTAGAACCAACCCCTGGCGCAGCAGCAGGCGACAGAGTCAGATACGTACAGTTCGCTGACTCCATGTACAATGCTCCATCTACACCATACTGGAGATCGTACCATGCAGCAATCAACTTCAGAGGAGTTGACCCAGGCACACTGTCAGGCAGACAGGTTAACGAAATGAGAGAGAGAGACCTTGAAGAGTACGCTAAGAGGCAGTGCGAGACCGAAATGACAGACTGGGGTCTTGCAGGCATGAGAGGCTGTACAGTTCACGGGCACTCGCTCAGATTGCAGGAAGACGGCGTAATGTTCGATATGCTGGACAGGCGCAGACTCGAAGGCGGCGTTATCGTAATGGACAAGGACCAGGTTGGTGTACCAATCGACAGAAAGGTCAACCTTGGAAAGCCAATGAGTGAGTCCGAAGCTGCCAAGAGAACCACCTTCTATAGAGTGGACAATGTACCCTTCAGAAGCGACAAGGAAGTAGTCGAGCACGTACAGAGAGTCTGGGAGTTAAGAACCAGATATGGCTTCCAGCCAAAGGCATGA
- a CDS encoding cation diffusion facilitator family transporter — translation MPDNNKYFAASHEIAKVARLSIYSNTFLLIMKLAAGLFMGSISVLSEALHSGIDLLAAVIANYSVRKAGKPADEIHKFGHGKFENVSGTIEAILIFIAALIILFEAGQKILLFMSGEKLLKGYIGTGIIIMGVSAVANLIVSRKIMKVALKAESIALEADAYHLSTDVYTSVGVFIGLVLIKLTGIEIFDPILAIIVALIILKASYDLTKRSVSGIMDVKLSDDEENIIKSIISEHYSQYAEYHDLRTRMSGAERYVDLHLVVPKNQHVADAHEFCDHLEKDIKEKIPNLSILIHIEPCEEDCEICKKLDVCKVADASHN, via the coding sequence ATGCCTGATAACAACAAATATTTTGCAGCATCTCATGAAATAGCCAAGGTTGCGAGACTCTCAATCTACTCCAATACTTTTTTACTTATCATGAAGCTTGCAGCAGGCCTTTTCATGGGCTCGATAAGCGTACTCTCAGAAGCCCTCCATTCAGGCATTGACCTGCTGGCAGCTGTTATTGCCAATTATTCGGTGAGAAAGGCCGGAAAACCTGCTGACGAGATACACAAATTCGGGCACGGCAAGTTTGAAAATGTATCGGGTACAATCGAAGCAATTCTTATTTTCATAGCGGCATTAATCATATTGTTTGAGGCAGGTCAAAAGATATTACTCTTTATGAGTGGTGAAAAATTACTGAAAGGATACATTGGCACAGGAATCATTATCATGGGCGTATCCGCCGTGGCGAACTTAATTGTTTCCAGGAAAATCATGAAGGTTGCACTAAAAGCAGAGTCCATAGCCCTTGAAGCAGATGCTTACCACTTATCTACAGACGTGTACACTTCAGTAGGTGTCTTTATCGGTCTTGTGCTTATCAAGCTGACAGGTATTGAGATTTTTGACCCCATTCTGGCAATAATCGTTGCGCTCATCATTCTTAAGGCATCGTATGACCTGACAAAACGCTCCGTATCCGGAATTATGGATGTAAAACTTTCGGATGATGAAGAGAATATCATTAAGTCTATAATTTCCGAGCACTACTCCCAGTACGCCGAATATCATGACCTTCGCACAAGGATGTCGGGCGCCGAGAGGTATGTGGATTTGCATCTTGTTGTTCCTAAGAACCAGCACGTTGCGGATGCGCATGAATTCTGCGACCATCTTGAAAAAGATATCAAGGAGAAAATCCCCAACCTTTCGATATTAATTCACATCGAGCCATGCGAAGAAGATTGCGAAATATGCAAGAAGCTGGATGTATGCAAAGTGGCTGACGCCAGCCATAATTAA
- a CDS encoding acylphosphatase, translated as MQKCYNVMVTGKVQDIGLRSLIEDIARLLDLKGFAFNDPDGSVKMVCCGDSSEISNFLKEIQIRGEQKGALIEDIKKEEIPYHIYLPQRFIRLYTDELADTNRKLDVGIGILKDIKSDTSALPEINSKFDSFITEQREHNQGMKEHNQRLEKILEKLAER; from the coding sequence ATGCAGAAATGCTATAACGTAATGGTGACTGGAAAAGTCCAGGATATTGGTTTAAGAAGCCTTATAGAAGACATTGCAAGGCTGCTTGACCTTAAAGGGTTTGCCTTTAACGACCCTGACGGTAGCGTCAAAATGGTTTGTTGTGGAGACTCCAGCGAAATCAGCAACTTTTTAAAAGAAATACAAATCAGAGGGGAGCAAAAGGGCGCATTAATCGAGGACATTAAAAAAGAAGAAATCCCTTATCATATTTATCTTCCGCAGAGGTTCATAAGGTTATACACCGACGAGCTTGCTGACACCAATAGGAAGCTGGACGTTGGGATTGGCATACTAAAAGACATCAAAAGCGATACTTCGGCTCTTCCAGAAATTAACTCCAAGTTTGATTCTTTTATTACTGAGCAGAGAGAGCACAACCAAGGGATGAAAGAGCACAACCAGCGTCTTGAGAAAATCCTCGAAAAATTAGCTGAAAGATAA
- the mcrA gene encoding coenzyme-B sulfoethylthiotransferase subunit alpha: protein MAEPRFKKSMETKYAKEWGSNKCGSTAKSKITDKKTKYLRLGYTQNPRKVEMTKCGAAITKKRGLQAYDPKLHLAGIPMGQRQLTPYTISGTDIVCDGDDLHFVNNAAMQQEWDDIRRTCVVGLDLAHETLEKRLGKEVTPETINYYLEVLNHAMPGAAIVQEHMVETHPALVDDCYVKVFTGDESLQDEIDKQFVINIDNEFPENQAKQIKAGIGKTSWQAVHIPTIVTRTEDGPGTSRWMAMQVGMTFISAYHMCAGEAAVGELAFTAKHAGLVEMGDMIPARRARGPNEPGGLSFGHMADIVQTSRKSDDPVNVVLQVASAATMLYDQIWLGGYMSGGVGFTMYALPAYCNDILDDFLYWGDEYASKKYGGHAKAKATIETVKDIATETTLYSLEAYEKYPTTLEDHFGGSLRATAVAMASGGATALATGHSNAGLSAWYLSMYLHKEAHGRLGFYGYDLQDQCGATNVFSIGSDEGCIGELRGANYPNYAMNVGHQGGYTAVVQAAHAGKKDAFCVNPLVKTCFADELVNFDFADPRGCFGKAALREWDRCAGERAFVIPAK from the coding sequence ATGGCAGAACCAAGATTTAAGAAATCAATGGAAACAAAGTACGCAAAAGAATGGGGATCCAATAAATGCGGCTCCACAGCAAAGAGCAAAATAACCGACAAGAAGACCAAATACCTTAGATTGGGCTATACGCAGAACCCAAGAAAGGTAGAGATGACCAAGTGCGGAGCGGCAATCACCAAGAAGAGAGGATTGCAGGCATATGATCCAAAGTTGCATCTTGCCGGTATCCCCATGGGTCAGAGACAGTTGACCCCGTATACAATATCTGGAACAGATATCGTATGCGACGGTGACGATCTCCACTTCGTCAACAATGCTGCAATGCAGCAGGAATGGGACGACATAAGGAGAACATGCGTCGTAGGACTTGACCTGGCACACGAGACGCTTGAGAAGAGATTGGGCAAGGAAGTTACTCCTGAGACCATCAACTACTATCTTGAAGTCTTAAACCACGCCATGCCCGGCGCAGCTATCGTTCAGGAACACATGGTCGAGACACACCCGGCATTAGTGGATGACTGCTATGTGAAAGTATTCACAGGCGACGAATCCCTGCAGGATGAAATCGACAAGCAGTTCGTTATCAATATCGATAACGAGTTCCCTGAAAACCAGGCAAAGCAGATCAAGGCAGGAATAGGCAAGACATCATGGCAGGCAGTGCATATCCCGACCATAGTCACAAGGACTGAGGACGGACCAGGCACAAGCCGCTGGATGGCAATGCAGGTCGGTATGACCTTTATCAGCGCATATCACATGTGCGCCGGTGAAGCGGCAGTCGGTGAACTTGCATTCACAGCCAAGCACGCAGGACTTGTCGAAATGGGTGATATGATCCCGGCACGCAGAGCAAGGGGACCAAATGAGCCCGGAGGATTGTCCTTCGGTCATATGGCAGATATCGTCCAGACAAGCAGAAAATCCGATGACCCGGTGAACGTCGTTCTCCAGGTAGCAAGTGCAGCAACAATGCTGTATGACCAGATCTGGCTCGGCGGCTACATGTCAGGCGGCGTCGGATTCACAATGTATGCATTACCAGCATACTGCAACGATATCCTTGACGACTTCCTGTACTGGGGCGACGAATATGCATCAAAGAAATACGGCGGTCATGCAAAGGCAAAAGCCACCATTGAAACTGTAAAAGATATCGCTACAGAAACAACACTGTACAGTCTTGAAGCATACGAGAAGTACCCGACAACACTGGAAGACCATTTCGGTGGTTCACTGAGAGCAACAGCCGTAGCAATGGCATCAGGCGGCGCAACAGCACTGGCAACCGGACACAGCAATGCCGGTCTATCAGCATGGTATCTGAGCATGTACCTCCACAAAGAGGCACACGGAAGACTCGGATTCTACGGGTATGACCTGCAGGATCAGTGCGGTGCAACCAACGTGTTCTCGATCGGAAGCGACGAGGGCTGCATAGGAGAACTCAGAGGCGCTAACTACCCCAACTACGCAATGAACGTAGGACATCAGGGTGGATATACCGCAGTAGTTCAGGCAGCACACGCCGGGAAGAAGGATGCATTCTGTGTGAACCCGCTGGTCAAAACCTGCTTCGCAGATGAGTTAGTCAACTTTGACTTCGCGGATCCAAGAGGATGCTTTGGCAAGGCGGCACTCAGAGAGTGGGACCGCTGCGCCGGCGAGAGAGCGTTCGTTATCCCAGCAAAGTAA
- the mcrB gene encoding coenzyme-B sulfoethylthiotransferase subunit beta: MADTIDLYSDRGAKLKSGVNINEISPMRNAAIKKIVTGIKRTAAVDLAGIEKGLATGTLGGKGRKILGRELKLDIVKNAAKIQAAVADLVKIESGDDTVVNSLNGGKQLIVQVPSARIDVAAEYVSSLTCSASAVTQAIINQFNVGMFDSPTVKSAVWGQYPQTLDMVGGNVKSIVEIPQKDEGFGYTLRNVMANHLAATCKFNAMNTAALCSTLETVGVFEMGDAIGIQERHRLLAYSHQGLNANNMVYGTTKSLGKTGTIGSAVHACVEKAIADKVISADKKFASGYTTYKTNDVGKWNAYCAAGTMVATLINCGAMRAPQSVSAVLLYFNDIIEKETSLPGCDFGKVEGVAVGFSFFSHSIYGGGGPGTFNGNHVTTRHSKGLGVPCVAAAVALDAGVQIYSPAKTSQLVGDVFSSVDEFREPINAIAEAV; encoded by the coding sequence GTGGCTGACACAATAGACCTATATAGCGACAGAGGAGCAAAACTCAAATCAGGCGTAAACATAAATGAAATTAGCCCGATGAGAAATGCCGCTATCAAGAAAATAGTCACCGGTATAAAGCGAACAGCAGCCGTTGACTTGGCCGGAATCGAGAAAGGCTTAGCTACCGGAACACTGGGTGGCAAAGGCAGAAAGATTCTGGGAAGAGAACTGAAACTGGATATAGTAAAGAACGCAGCGAAGATTCAGGCCGCCGTTGCCGATCTGGTGAAGATAGAGAGTGGCGACGACACCGTTGTAAATTCATTGAACGGTGGCAAGCAGTTAATCGTCCAGGTACCATCTGCAAGAATCGATGTAGCAGCAGAGTATGTATCATCATTAACCTGCTCAGCATCAGCGGTAACACAGGCAATAATCAACCAGTTCAATGTCGGAATGTTCGATTCACCGACCGTCAAGTCCGCAGTCTGGGGACAGTACCCGCAGACACTGGATATGGTGGGTGGAAACGTAAAATCAATCGTCGAAATCCCGCAGAAAGATGAAGGCTTTGGTTATACCTTGCGAAACGTCATGGCAAACCACCTTGCAGCAACCTGCAAGTTCAATGCTATGAACACAGCAGCACTGTGCTCGACCCTCGAGACCGTGGGCGTCTTTGAAATGGGAGATGCAATCGGCATACAGGAGAGGCATAGATTACTGGCGTACTCGCACCAGGGCTTGAACGCAAACAACATGGTTTACGGCACAACAAAGTCGCTGGGCAAGACCGGTACCATCGGTTCAGCTGTCCATGCATGCGTCGAAAAGGCAATTGCAGATAAGGTAATAAGCGCAGATAAGAAATTTGCATCTGGCTATACTACCTACAAGACCAATGATGTCGGAAAGTGGAACGCGTACTGTGCAGCAGGCACAATGGTAGCAACACTCATTAACTGCGGTGCAATGAGAGCTCCACAGTCGGTATCAGCAGTATTGCTGTACTTCAATGACATCATCGAGAAAGAGACCTCACTGCCAGGATGCGACTTCGGTAAGGTAGAAGGTGTTGCAGTCGGATTCTCCTTCTTCTCACACTCCATATATGGAGGCGGAGGACCTGGAACATTCAACGGCAACCACGTAACCACAAGGCACTCAAAGGGACTTGGTGTACCATGCGTAGCAGCAGCAGTTGCGCTTGACGCAGGTGTACAGATCTACAGCCCTGCAAAGACCTCTCAGTTAGTAGGAGACGTCTTCAGCTCAGTAGACGAGTTCAGAGAGCCGATAAATGCTATCGCGGAGGCCGTATAA
- a CDS encoding cation diffusion facilitator family transporter gives MEEIHKNLKIAIILTALVFILEFAGGIISSSLALLSDAVHVFMDVVALVLSYGALKISTRPSNRNVTFGYHRFEIFAAMINGLTIIGIAFFIFYEAYGRILKPPTVNGVQVLVIATIGLIVNTWAALKLHGHHDLNIKAAYLHVIGDALASVAVIAGAVIIIFTGKSVVDPVLSILIGAMLFYGAFKLVFGSARILLEFAPKHVDADTLAKAMMEIEGIKGAHDIHIWSICSNIHAMSAHVLVDRIHVQQTEILISKISRMAKDRFRILHTTLQCECAECEPVEIGHEDYH, from the coding sequence ATGGAAGAAATTCATAAAAATCTGAAGATTGCAATAATCCTCACCGCACTCGTCTTTATCCTGGAATTCGCAGGCGGGATAATCTCGAGCAGCCTTGCCCTTCTCTCCGACGCTGTCCATGTATTTATGGATGTGGTGGCATTAGTTCTTTCATACGGTGCCTTAAAAATATCAACCCGTCCTTCCAACAGGAACGTGACTTTCGGCTACCACAGATTTGAGATTTTTGCTGCAATGATCAATGGATTGACGATCATCGGGATTGCATTTTTCATCTTCTATGAAGCTTATGGGAGGATATTGAAACCGCCGACTGTAAATGGCGTTCAAGTGCTGGTTATAGCCACCATAGGATTGATTGTCAATACATGGGCGGCTTTAAAGTTGCACGGGCATCATGATCTCAATATCAAGGCGGCATACCTGCATGTAATTGGCGATGCTCTCGCTTCAGTGGCAGTGATAGCAGGCGCAGTAATTATCATTTTCACTGGAAAAAGTGTTGTCGACCCTGTGCTTAGTATTTTAATCGGTGCGATGCTGTTTTACGGTGCATTCAAACTCGTATTCGGCTCGGCGCGCATCCTGCTCGAATTCGCGCCAAAGCATGTTGATGCAGATACACTGGCGAAGGCCATGATGGAAATTGAAGGAATCAAAGGCGCACATGATATCCATATCTGGAGCATCTGTTCGAATATCCATGCCATGAGCGCCCATGTTCTCGTGGACAGGATACATGTTCAGCAGACGGAGATATTAATAAGCAAAATCAGCAGGATGGCAAAGGATAGGTTCAGGATATTGCATACCACGTTACAATGCGAATGCGCTGAATGCGAGCCTGTGGAGATCGGACATGAGGACTATCATTAG
- the mcrD gene encoding methyl-coenzyme M reductase operon protein D, protein MVKTASVTGKPIQVKVFPQRLLQPETAEKVLNEIDQVKGVIRMLLNGKNLPRKVTFGPGTGADVNHPDMEIIHVGDCAFELHIIVGEIIVEVENESAMEEVKCACERALPFPFEFKRGHFIKRRPTLTDYGKYGFKSKTDETINLEDERMLGLIDPHAKAETNLCIVKTEEKP, encoded by the coding sequence ATGGTAAAAACTGCTTCAGTCACGGGTAAACCCATCCAGGTAAAAGTATTTCCGCAGCGATTGTTACAACCAGAGACAGCTGAAAAAGTCTTAAACGAGATTGATCAGGTCAAGGGTGTAATAAGAATGCTGTTAAATGGGAAAAATCTGCCCAGAAAGGTCACATTCGGACCTGGAACGGGTGCAGATGTTAACCACCCCGATATGGAGATAATTCATGTAGGGGATTGTGCATTCGAATTGCATATCATAGTCGGAGAGATTATAGTCGAGGTGGAGAATGAAAGTGCCATGGAGGAGGTTAAATGTGCGTGTGAGCGAGCGCTTCCCTTCCCCTTTGAATTCAAACGTGGGCACTTCATAAAGAGAAGACCAACTTTGACCGATTACGGCAAGTATGGGTTCAAAAGCAAGACTGATGAAACAATCAATCTTGAGGATGAACGAATGCTCGGCTTAATCGACCCGCATGCAAAAGCGGAAACAAACCTCTGTATCGTTAAAACAGAGGAAAAACCATGA
- a CDS encoding DUF2098 family protein, with protein sequence MSETPIFDSGGSPLHVGKSVLYAPTGTKGNITEIMSDEEGTWALVDKTNLYYKPEVLTVIKEVEEKEIGEKTFTREEVGEKLEKEKEAAPTEMSDVSVESGG encoded by the coding sequence ATGAGTGAAACACCGATATTTGATTCGGGAGGCAGTCCTTTACACGTAGGGAAGTCGGTACTCTATGCGCCTACAGGCACGAAAGGTAATATAACCGAAATCATGTCAGATGAGGAAGGCACATGGGCACTTGTAGATAAGACTAATCTGTATTATAAACCCGAGGTTCTTACAGTGATAAAGGAAGTCGAAGAAAAGGAAATTGGAGAAAAAACATTCACTCGTGAGGAAGTTGGCGAAAAATTAGAAAAGGAGAAGGAAGCTGCTCCAACAGAAATGAGCGATGTCAGTGTAGAAAGTGGTGGATAA
- a CDS encoding AbrB/MazE/SpoVT family DNA-binding domain-containing protein: protein MVNRKLQFANGSYFTVILRALIDALGLNPGDKVSFGIEDKKIVIAPATLCKDAASAFAVFLLFAKSVSYHFLNMLSSNVTSLSNAFIVLSAVLLSGKVYKTIFTIKLKVIIMGGVIGPAEMERIRKRREKKKKSQ from the coding sequence ATGGTAAACAGAAAACTCCAGTTCGCAAACGGAAGCTACTTTACCGTGATTCTAAGAGCGTTAATCGATGCTCTCGGACTTAATCCAGGCGATAAGGTAAGCTTTGGTATAGAAGATAAAAAAATCGTTATTGCGCCCGCCACACTGTGTAAAGATGCAGCGAGCGCGTTTGCCGTGTTCTTATTGTTCGCTAAATCAGTTTCATACCACTTCTTAAACATGCTATCTTCAAACGTAACATCTTTATCCAATGCTTTCATAGTATTGTCTGCGGTCTTACTATCCGGAAAAGTATATAAGACAATATTCACTATAAAATTAAAGGTGATAATCATGGGCGGAGTAATCGGTCCAGCAGAAATGGAAAGAATCCGGAAAAGACGCGAAAAGAAGAAGAAAAGCCAGTAA
- the flaJ gene encoding archaellar assembly protein FlaJ: MLKKAFECMDMTQEQYTKKFALPIAGMGVLFPLIMLLVAPSLVSGIFLYVLLLVPVICIGLVIFYPLSVMGAKKSEIDLNMHYYITHMGVLAASNMARKEVIHHLSMHEAYGYLATETGKIYSLMNDWNLSLAQACRFIAKRTPSAIFADFLDRLAHSVEAGEAFDEFVWTEQKVVMNEFDTMYKKSLGEISMTKEIFVAMMTALIFLTSISLIMPVITGMSPLILMGGSIVTFLGAEGVIVYVMKTKAPKDKIWHTLNIETEAERVIRMSFPISIIGTTVLSVVLLLFGGGLPVTIMIAIALSPLAITGYYARREEESIKRKDDNFSQFVRALGSTSGARGGIIRESLRNLTYHDFGPLTPEVNDLYKRLETRINKYMSWNYFAAGTGSNLIERFATIFAEGIDMGGKPEVIGEIIGDNFMRIISLRKLRYSLATSLVGEVYGLTGGIAFTMFLTLGIVKMLINIFSGTDMPAGMASIISLSGVVDINLLALLLMSMMVGHSLLCALMLRAVDGGSVFNSYIHFVGMVWLSAIAAEVSFAAMLHMLG, translated from the coding sequence ATGTTAAAAAAAGCATTCGAATGTATGGACATGACCCAGGAGCAATACACGAAGAAGTTTGCTCTGCCTATTGCAGGTATGGGTGTTCTTTTCCCGCTCATCATGCTTCTAGTTGCACCAAGCCTTGTATCAGGCATATTCCTGTACGTGCTTTTACTTGTTCCCGTGATCTGTATAGGACTTGTAATTTTTTATCCCCTTTCCGTGATGGGTGCCAAGAAAAGTGAGATTGACCTGAACATGCATTATTATATCACGCATATGGGCGTGCTGGCAGCATCCAATATGGCAAGGAAGGAGGTTATTCATCATCTTTCCATGCATGAAGCGTACGGCTATCTTGCCACGGAAACAGGTAAGATTTATTCATTGATGAACGACTGGAATCTCAGCCTTGCCCAGGCTTGCAGGTTTATTGCGAAAAGAACACCCTCAGCGATTTTTGCGGATTTTCTCGATAGACTGGCGCATTCTGTCGAAGCGGGAGAGGCCTTTGACGAATTTGTATGGACGGAACAGAAAGTCGTGATGAATGAATTCGACACCATGTATAAGAAATCCCTCGGTGAAATCTCAATGACAAAAGAGATATTCGTTGCAATGATGACCGCACTCATCTTCCTTACATCGATCTCACTGATAATGCCTGTAATAACTGGTATGTCGCCGCTTATTCTCATGGGGGGCTCTATTGTGACATTCCTTGGGGCTGAAGGGGTTATTGTGTATGTCATGAAAACGAAGGCGCCAAAAGATAAAATCTGGCACACACTTAATATCGAAACAGAGGCAGAAAGGGTTATCCGTATGTCTTTTCCGATTTCTATAATCGGAACCACAGTTCTGTCAGTCGTATTATTGCTCTTTGGGGGAGGACTCCCGGTTACCATAATGATTGCAATAGCCCTATCTCCCCTTGCCATAACAGGGTACTATGCCAGAAGGGAGGAAGAATCGATAAAAAGAAAAGATGATAATTTTTCTCAATTCGTGCGTGCCCTCGGCTCAACTTCGGGAGCAAGAGGCGGTATTATCCGCGAATCGCTCCGCAACCTGACCTACCATGATTTTGGTCCCCTCACTCCTGAGGTCAATGATTTATACAAACGGCTTGAGACAAGAATCAATAAATATATGTCCTGGAATTATTTTGCAGCAGGTACGGGCAGCAACCTCATCGAGCGGTTCGCCACGATATTTGCAGAAGGAATCGATATGGGAGGGAAACCAGAAGTTATCGGCGAGATAATCGGGGACAACTTTATGCGCATTATATCATTGAGAAAACTTCGTTATTCTCTGGCAACAAGCCTTGTTGGGGAAGTATATGGATTGACAGGCGGAATTGCCTTCACCATGTTTCTCACGCTCGGGATTGTCAAGATGCTTATAAATATATTTTCAGGTACCGACATGCCTGCCGGAATGGCCTCGATTATTTCTCTGTCCGGTGTCGTTGATATAAATCTGCTTGCACTGTTGCTTATGAGCATGATGGTAGGGCACTCTTTGCTATGTGCACTCATGTTAAGGGCTGTGGATGGGGGCAGTGTTTTCAATTCTTATATTCATTTTGTGGGCATGGTATGGCTTTCTGCTATTGCAGCAGAGGTTTCGTTTGCCGCGATGCTCCACATGCTGGGATGA